In Portunus trituberculatus isolate SZX2019 chromosome 28, ASM1759143v1, whole genome shotgun sequence, one genomic interval encodes:
- the LOC123510287 gene encoding organic cation transporter protein-like, with product MGNQLDDLLVHLGTGRWTVLHCVAMAYSSLFLAPHTFGGAFLAPRLDFACLPSYNSSLPNSAFSNSAPTNSALTNSALSTLPSPSQASLQGVCHYVVETPKGEVAKECVEFAFDNSTFSSTVTSEFNLACDRAYLQTSFQSLYMLGIFFGAPVTGYLSDKYGRKRTVVMSTVVYLALGLVSAWLPLLSLILASRFIMGFFHSAVSYISYVLMVEVLEPKMRIVAAFGAYNVWVLGTMLYGGLGYGIRDWRILQTVMTLPGLLLLPMLWWVDESPRWLIVNGRWREALQVLTKVSRWHDVDLPPEAEMKALVQEQATKAQKDSEHLSIWLRLKTVISEVLVLLRTPRLRKRTLCIYLDFLMAGTVYFGLSLSGAIISDNPFLYMVLSALMEVPAYTLTIPLVRRLGSKGPLSSFFLTSGVVLLALAFTPSAYATTILTLAMLGKVAITGGFQTIAFFASELFPTEVRSRGISTSYMMSRIGAMVSPFITDLVGTIYPWAPFVVFGTGALLAGLGTLMLPETRGQTLPETVAQLEERQTRR from the exons ATGGGTAACCAGTTGGATGACCTCCTTGTACATTTAGGCACTGGAAGATGGACTGTGCTTCACTGCGTGGCTATGGCTtaca gttcttTGTTCCTCGCACCACACACATTTGGAGGCGCATTTTTAGCTCCACGTCTCGACTTCGCCTGCCTTCCTTCGTATAACTCATCCCTGCCCAACTCGGCCTTCTCCAACTCGGCTCCTACCAACTCGGCCCTTACCAACTCGGCCCTCTCCACCCTGCCCAGCCCTTCTCAAGCCTCGTTACA GGGAGTGTGTCACTATGTTGTGGAGACTCCGAAGGGTGAGGTGGCGAAGGAATGTGTGGAGTTTGCCTTCGAtaactccaccttctcctccactgtCACGTCTGAG TTCAACCTGGCGTGTGATAGAGCCTACTTGCAAACCTCCTTCCAGAGTCTCTACATGCTTGGAATCTTCTTTGGGGCTCCCGTCACCGGCTACCTCTCCGacaa GTACGGCAGGAAGCGCACGGTGGTGATGAGCACAGTGGTGTACCTCGCGCTGGGTCTGGTGTCTGCCTGGctgcctcttctctccctcatcctcgcCTCACGTTTTATCATGGGCTTCTTCCACTCTGCCGTCTCCTACATCTCATACGTCCTCA tggtggaggtgctggagCCGAAGATGAGAATAGTGGCAGCTTTCGGCGCCTACAACGTGTGGGTCTTGGGCACCATGCTGTACGGAGGGCTGGGATACGGCATAAGGGACTGGAGGATCTTGCAAACTGTTatgacacttcctggtcttctgtTGCTTCCTATGTTGTG GTGGGTGGACGAGTCCCCGCGGTGGCTGATCGTGAACGGGCGGTGGCGAGAAGCCCTGCAGGTGCTGACCAAGGTGTCCCGCTGGCACGATGTGGACCTTCCCCCGGAGGCTGAGATGAAGGCGTTGGTGCaggagcag GCAACCAAGGCACAAAAAGATTCGGAACACTTATCAATTTGGCTTCGTCTCAAGACAGTTATTTCTGAGGTTCTGGTGCTACTCAG AACGCCACGGCTGAGAAAACGAACCCTTTGCATCTACCTCGACTTCCTCATGGCTGGGACTGTCTACTTCGGGCTGTCCTTGAGCGGGGCAATCATCAGTGACAACCCTTTCCTGTACATGGTGCTCAGTGCTCTTATGGAGGTCCCGGCTTACACTCTTACCATTCCTTTAGTGAGGAGGTTAGGGAGTAAAGGGCCcctatcctcatttttcctcactAGCGGTGTGGTTCTGCTCGCTCTGGCCTTCACACCCTctg CCTATGCCACTACAATTCTGACGCTGGCCATGCTGGGGAAGGTGGCCATCACGGGAGGCTTCCAGACCATCGCCTTCTTCGCCAGTGAACTTTTTCCGACGGAGGTGCGAAGCCGTGGCATCAGCACCTCCTACATGATGTCCAGGATTGGCGCCATGGTGTCTCCCTTCATCACAGACTTGGTG ggcACCATCTACCCGTGGGCGCCCTTCGTGGTGTTCGGCACAGGCGCTCTACTGGCAGGACTGGGAACACTGATGCTGCCGGAAACTCGAGGACAGACCCTTCCGGAGACTGTGGCCCAACTAGAGGAGAGGCAGACACGGAGATGA